A genomic window from Euwallacea fornicatus isolate EFF26 chromosome 30, ASM4011564v1, whole genome shotgun sequence includes:
- the LOC136347813 gene encoding CD63 antigen-like: protein MVSGGMTCVKYLLFCFNLLFAISGLAILVVGVVAHLHIYAQYSNFVYPSYQAAPIILITVGVVIFLISFFGCCGAVKENHCMIITFSVLLAIILIAEIAAGIVGYINRNEVEIMLENKLNSTMYKYYSNNDIRKTWDVAQHELECCGMTGPNDWQKINHNNTLPHTCCANAHNDGSCNSTVDHYSASCIEKLRTLLLKYASVIGAAGLGIAGFQILGMIFACSLARHIRKEYETV, encoded by the exons ATGGTATCGGGCGGGATGACCtgtgttaaatatttgttattctgCTTCAACCTGTTGTTTGCG ATATCAGGACTGGCTATATTAGTCGTAGGAGTAGTAGCCCATCTTCACATCTATGCCCAGTATTCAAACTTCGTTTATCCAAGTTATCAGGCAGCTCCAATAATTCTAATCACAGTTGGAGTGGTGATTTTCCTGATCTCCTTCTTTGGCTGCTGCGGAGCTGTCAAGGAAAACCACTGCATGATCATAACG ttttcaGTGCTATTGGCAATAATATTGATTGCGGAAATAGCTGCCGGAATTGTAGGGTACATCAATCGCAATGAGGTTGAAATCATGCTGGAAAATAAGCTGAATTCCACCatgtataaatattattctaaTAACGATATTAGAAAAACTTGGGATGTTGCTCAGCACGAG CTTGAATGTTGCGGCATGACGGGTCCAAACGACTGGCAGAAGATAAACCATAATAATACCCTACCCCACACCTGCTGCGCCAATGCCCATAATGATGGAAGCTGCAATAGTACCGTAGACCATTACTCCGCCTCTTGCATTGAAAAGTTAAGAACGCTCCTTCTGAAGTACGCCTCTGTTATTGGGGCTGCCGGGTTGGGCATTGCCGGATTTCAA aTTCTTGGAATGATATTTGCTTGCTCCTTGGCCAGGCACATCCGGAAGGAATATGAAACTGTCTAA